From Medicago truncatula cultivar Jemalong A17 chromosome 7, MtrunA17r5.0-ANR, whole genome shotgun sequence, a single genomic window includes:
- the LOC11420147 gene encoding cell division control protein 48 homolog B isoform X1, whose translation MCGETESCTSSTNGHHKAEDVVGGNAKAIQILRELITYPRLFTSEAKQLGLKVLFFQTLLLLLIHFGFLTFYFWFCFQFPRGLLLYGPPGTGKTSLVRAIVEECGANLTIISPNTVNSALAGESERNLREAFSEASSHAALGKSSVIFIDEIDGLCPRRDSIRELDVRIASQLCTLMDSNKATSSNPGVVVVASTNRVDAIDPALRRYGRFDIETEVTVPNEEERLQILELYTRKIPRDSQDLEYVAASCNGYVGADLRDLCLEAVKSAIERSDNANKDVNDSSLTMEDWKNARSLVQPSITRGITVEIPKVTWKDIGGLKDVKTKLEQAIEWPMKHPDAFSRLGITPIRGILLHGPPGCSKTTLAKAAANAANVPFFSLSCAELFSMYVGDGEGLLREIFQKARLAGKSIIFFDEADIVAGKRGDSSSGGAVVGERLLSTLLTEMDGLEEAKGVLVLAATNRPYAIDAALMRPGRFDLILYVPPPDLEGRFEILKVHTRGMNLGSDVDLRKLAEDTELFTGAELQGLCKEVGIVALRENIDASVVYDHHFKTAKNSLKPALTAEEIVSYSSFKRTSSRALSKEIE comes from the exons ATGTGTGGAGAAACTGAAAGCTGCACCAGCAGCACCAACGGTCACCATAAAGCAGAGGATGTCGTCGGTGGCAACGCTAAAGCTATTCAAATCCTCAGAGAACTCATCACTTACCCTCGTCTCTTCACTTCTGAAGCTAAACAGCTTGGCCTTAAAGTTCTGTTTTTTCAAACTCTTTTACttcttttaattcattttggatttcttactttttatttttggttttgctTTCAGTTTCCAAGAGGGTTGTTGCTCTATGGTCCACCTGGTACTGGaaag ACCAGTTTGGTACGGGCAATTGTTGAGGAATGTGGGGCAAATTTGACAATCATCAG TCCAAACACTGTTAATAGTGCACTTGCTGGCGAAAGTGAGAGAAATCTGCGCGAGGCTTTTTCAGAGGCATCATCTCATGCAGCCTTGGGCAAGTCATCGGTTATATTTATAGATGAAATAGATGGACTTTGTCCTCGCCGAGATTCCAT AAGAGAGCTAGATGTCCGAATTGCTTCCCAACTTTGTACTTTGATGGACTCAAACAAAGCAACCTCATCTAATCCAGGGGTAGTTGTGGTTGCATCAACTAACAG GGTAGATGCAATTGACCCTGCCCTAAGAAGGTATGGACGTTTTGATATTGAAACTGAAGTTACAGTCCCTAATGAAGAGGAACGCCTTCAAATTCTAGAG CTGTATACAAGGAAGATCCCTCGGGATTCACAAGACTTAGAATATGTTGCTGCATCATGCAACGGATATGTTGGAGCTGATTTGCGGGATTTGTGTCTTGAAGCAGTCAAATCTGCAATCGAAAGGTCTGACAATGCAAATAAGGATGTTAACGATTCCAGTTTAACAATGGAAGATTGGAAGAATGCAAGGTCACTTGTTCAACCAAGCATAACAAGAGGCATTACTGTGGAAATTCCCAAAGTGACGTGGAAAGATATTGGGGGATTGAAAGACGTGAAG ACAAAGCTCGAGCAAGCTATTGAGTGGCCTATGAAGCATCCTGATGCATTTTCAAGATTGGGAATAACCCCTATCCGTGGAATTCTTCTCCATGGACCTCCAGGATGTTCCAAAACTACTCTTGCTAAAGCTGCTGCAAATGCTGCTAATGTTCCTTTCTTTTCCTTgag TTGTGCAGAATTATTTTCCATGTATGTCGGAGATGGAGAAGGTTTGCTTCGTGAAATATTTCAAAAAGCGCGGCTGGCTGGGAAGAGCATCATATTTTTTGATGAAGCTGATATAGTAGCTGGCAAGCG GGGTGATAGTTCGAGCGGCGGTGCTGTAGTTGGAGAGAGGCTTTTATCCACTCTGCTTACTGAGATGGATGGCTTAGAAGAAGCTAAA GGAGTCCTTGTTTTGGCTGCTACAAATCGCCCTTACGCAATTGATGCTGCACTTATGCGTCCTGGACGATTTGACCTG ATTTTGTATGTTCCGCCACCTGATTTGGAGGGTCGATTTGAGATACTTAAAGTACACACACGTGGGATGAACTTAGGGAGTGATGTTGATCTCAGAAAACTAGCAGAAGATACCGAGCTCTTCACAGGAGCTGAACTACAGGGATTATGTAAAGAAGTTGGAATAGTAGCTCTAAGGGAAAACATAGATGCTAGCGTTGTTTACGATCACCATTTCAAGACCGCAAAGAATTCTTTAAAACCAGCATTAACAGCAGAAGAAATTGTTTCATACTCGTCTTTTAAGAGGACCTCATCTCGAGCTTTGTCGAAGGAAATTGAATAA
- the LOC11420147 gene encoding cell division control protein 48 homolog B isoform X2, translated as MCGETESCTSSTNGHHKAEDVVGGNAKAIQILRELITYPRLFTSEAKQLGLKFPRGLLLYGPPGTGKTSLVRAIVEECGANLTIISPNTVNSALAGESERNLREAFSEASSHAALGKSSVIFIDEIDGLCPRRDSIRELDVRIASQLCTLMDSNKATSSNPGVVVVASTNRVDAIDPALRRYGRFDIETEVTVPNEEERLQILELYTRKIPRDSQDLEYVAASCNGYVGADLRDLCLEAVKSAIERSDNANKDVNDSSLTMEDWKNARSLVQPSITRGITVEIPKVTWKDIGGLKDVKTKLEQAIEWPMKHPDAFSRLGITPIRGILLHGPPGCSKTTLAKAAANAANVPFFSLSCAELFSMYVGDGEGLLREIFQKARLAGKSIIFFDEADIVAGKRGDSSSGGAVVGERLLSTLLTEMDGLEEAKGVLVLAATNRPYAIDAALMRPGRFDLILYVPPPDLEGRFEILKVHTRGMNLGSDVDLRKLAEDTELFTGAELQGLCKEVGIVALRENIDASVVYDHHFKTAKNSLKPALTAEEIVSYSSFKRTSSRALSKEIE; from the exons ATGTGTGGAGAAACTGAAAGCTGCACCAGCAGCACCAACGGTCACCATAAAGCAGAGGATGTCGTCGGTGGCAACGCTAAAGCTATTCAAATCCTCAGAGAACTCATCACTTACCCTCGTCTCTTCACTTCTGAAGCTAAACAGCTTGGCCTTAAA TTTCCAAGAGGGTTGTTGCTCTATGGTCCACCTGGTACTGGaaag ACCAGTTTGGTACGGGCAATTGTTGAGGAATGTGGGGCAAATTTGACAATCATCAG TCCAAACACTGTTAATAGTGCACTTGCTGGCGAAAGTGAGAGAAATCTGCGCGAGGCTTTTTCAGAGGCATCATCTCATGCAGCCTTGGGCAAGTCATCGGTTATATTTATAGATGAAATAGATGGACTTTGTCCTCGCCGAGATTCCAT AAGAGAGCTAGATGTCCGAATTGCTTCCCAACTTTGTACTTTGATGGACTCAAACAAAGCAACCTCATCTAATCCAGGGGTAGTTGTGGTTGCATCAACTAACAG GGTAGATGCAATTGACCCTGCCCTAAGAAGGTATGGACGTTTTGATATTGAAACTGAAGTTACAGTCCCTAATGAAGAGGAACGCCTTCAAATTCTAGAG CTGTATACAAGGAAGATCCCTCGGGATTCACAAGACTTAGAATATGTTGCTGCATCATGCAACGGATATGTTGGAGCTGATTTGCGGGATTTGTGTCTTGAAGCAGTCAAATCTGCAATCGAAAGGTCTGACAATGCAAATAAGGATGTTAACGATTCCAGTTTAACAATGGAAGATTGGAAGAATGCAAGGTCACTTGTTCAACCAAGCATAACAAGAGGCATTACTGTGGAAATTCCCAAAGTGACGTGGAAAGATATTGGGGGATTGAAAGACGTGAAG ACAAAGCTCGAGCAAGCTATTGAGTGGCCTATGAAGCATCCTGATGCATTTTCAAGATTGGGAATAACCCCTATCCGTGGAATTCTTCTCCATGGACCTCCAGGATGTTCCAAAACTACTCTTGCTAAAGCTGCTGCAAATGCTGCTAATGTTCCTTTCTTTTCCTTgag TTGTGCAGAATTATTTTCCATGTATGTCGGAGATGGAGAAGGTTTGCTTCGTGAAATATTTCAAAAAGCGCGGCTGGCTGGGAAGAGCATCATATTTTTTGATGAAGCTGATATAGTAGCTGGCAAGCG GGGTGATAGTTCGAGCGGCGGTGCTGTAGTTGGAGAGAGGCTTTTATCCACTCTGCTTACTGAGATGGATGGCTTAGAAGAAGCTAAA GGAGTCCTTGTTTTGGCTGCTACAAATCGCCCTTACGCAATTGATGCTGCACTTATGCGTCCTGGACGATTTGACCTG ATTTTGTATGTTCCGCCACCTGATTTGGAGGGTCGATTTGAGATACTTAAAGTACACACACGTGGGATGAACTTAGGGAGTGATGTTGATCTCAGAAAACTAGCAGAAGATACCGAGCTCTTCACAGGAGCTGAACTACAGGGATTATGTAAAGAAGTTGGAATAGTAGCTCTAAGGGAAAACATAGATGCTAGCGTTGTTTACGATCACCATTTCAAGACCGCAAAGAATTCTTTAAAACCAGCATTAACAGCAGAAGAAATTGTTTCATACTCGTCTTTTAAGAGGACCTCATCTCGAGCTTTGTCGAAGGAAATTGAATAA